The Sminthopsis crassicaudata isolate SCR6 chromosome 5, ASM4859323v1, whole genome shotgun sequence genome contains the following window.
AGATGAAATTGAATACTAAATATATTAGTAATATACTTAATATATCAAATACTAGCATATTTGGTTTTGAAgaggctgttttattttttaaggaaagcaTTTGTCCacttcaaagtatttttttactAACCATTTTCTAAAGTACAAAAATTTTTTATCCTTGATCCAAATTTTCATTTCAGCTGATTATGGTAGAGAGTACTAGCCCAGTGTTAGGTTGTACAGTTTGTTTTGAGTGTTCAGAGTCTTAAAGGTTTCAACATGTTGTCCTTCTTTTGATTGTAGTGTGATAAGGAGAAGAACCTGCTGCATGTTACAGACACTGGTGTTGGCATGACCAGGGAAGAATTAGTTAAAAACCTTGGTACCATAGCGAAGTCTGGTACAAGTGAATTCTTAAACAAAATGACTGAGGCACAGAGGGATGGCCAGTCAACTTCAGAGTTGATTGGCCAGTTTGGTGTAGGTTTCTATTCTGCCTTCCTTGTAGCAGATAGGGTTATTGTGACATCGAAACATAATAATGATTCCCAACACATCTGGGAATCTGACTCCAATGAATTTTCTGTCATCGCTGACCCAAGAGGAGACACCTTGGGAAGAGGTACCACCATAACGTAAGTATCACGATTCCTCTTTTGCTATATCTGCTCATAATAGTCTGTACTTATGGTATTTGGGCATTAAAAACTTGCAGTTCCTACCTCATGGGTTCTGGAAatagtgctttgtaaattaaaatatgGAATTGATGTGGGCTACTTTATTATGCTCTTAAAAGATTGAGGTTTATGTCTTCATCTGCCATATTTGATAATACTCCTCAATCACAAGTCACtagatttaattttaatagtcTCGGTCCCTTTATTATTGGatagcaagcatttgttaaatgattACTATAGTAATGTTAGGTACACTGTGCTGAATGTTGGAGATCCAAGTATAAGGAATATTTCAATCCTTGCTCACATAAGCTTATAGACTAATGGAGTAGACAAGCACATGTACATGTAAACATTCACAGAGTCATTAAGTGGAAggtaatttgaaaagaaaatcttgGGGGAAATCAAGAACAGCTTTGTGCAAAGGATGATTCTTGAACTGTGTCTAAGAGCATCCCAGGCTGGTGGGACAGAGAGGGAAGTGAAATAGTGAGTAGTCACGGTACAGTAGATTTTGTCAGGCTTTCTAGAGACAGAAGAGAGCCAGAAGGGGAAGGATAAATGTGGCATAAACACCTACAAAAACagtttaaagtttaaataaaCACACAAtggtgttttgttgttttgggttttggtATGGTCCTTTACTGCAACAAAAATCTGGCCCCTCTCTCTTATCACATGTTGATAGTTGGTAGAATTTTCGATTAAAGACTAGAACAGCTTATCAGTGAGCTGTTAGTAGATTCTCAAAGCTCCATTTCCAAGATACCTCACCTTACATTTGTTTTGTACATCagtacatgtatgtacatgtatgtacatgttaTCTTcaaagaatgtaagtttcttgaaagcaggaaATGTTTTCAGTTTTTGTCTAGACTCCTAGTATTTGACACATGGCAATCTCTTAATGAATGCCAATTGGCTGATGGAATAAAAATactcttttaataaaaattactgcttttaaaaaagaaaaatacttggtTAATTTGGGGATAGTTAGTTTCCAGCTTCTATTTCTCCTAACATGTGGCAGTCCTTGGCAGAAAGAAATAATAACGTGGATTAGTCTGTAGACATTATAAATACTagatctctttttgtcttttttgagaAGAAATGACTTAGACTCTAATCTTGTAACAATTGTAATACTCCTTGGCCTGTGTTTGGGTGGCAGGGAAggtaccactactactattaagTGGTGACTCTTACTACTAAAAACTGAAGGCCAGTGATTGCATTAATATGATTGCATTAATAACAGCTGACAACTATCCTATCTTCAGAAAACATTTGCAATCCTTGATCATAGTAGATAAGGCTTCCTTACTAAAACTCCCAAGGGATCAGTGTAGTATGAAATTTGGCATCTAGTCAGGGATTGGTTTTTCCCTTACCTCCCTCTATCGCTAACCTAGGGAACACTCTGCCTTTGTACCAAAAGTCAAAAAGAGCTTCTAGGAATTAGGAAGGGTTTGGGAAGGCATTTACATTGCCACACaacttgaaaaaattgaaaagcacAACTAAATTAACTGTTTCTACTGATTTTATCATTTgtttaaatgaacttttttttttttcttctttgaagtcTGGCTTTAAAGGAAGAGGCATCCGATTATCTTGAACTGGATACCATTAAAAACCTTGTCAAGAAATATTCACAATTTATAAACTTTCCTATCTACCTGTGGAGCAGCAAGgtaaattttttctattaaaaatttatGCATCAAACTTTCCCTCCAACACCCTAAATACAATGTACTGTGATCTgctctctgggcagggagtcatcatttttcccttctaatctagtcCTCACAGATCAATAAACCTAGTCTTGATAACTATTTctgaatataaatatgttttaaattaacCTGTGAATTGCTTCTGCTTGAAAGGGGGAAAGGGTTAGAGCAGCCTCATTTTAGTGTTAGGGAATAACCTGGACTGAGCTTGGCCATGAAGTGAACATTGTCAGAAAACTGATAGAAACTAATCTTTAGGTCCCATAAGGATATAGTTTAGAAAATACTGCTTGACTTTTGCTTTTGATTCTCTGCAGACAGAAACAGTAGAAGAGCCCATTGAAGAGGAAGAAGCAGCTAAGGAAAAAGATGAAGTAGATGATGAAGCTGCAgtggaagatgaggaggagaagaaacCCAAGACTAAAAAGGCAAGTCTGACCTAGGAACTCTGGTAGCAGAGAAATAATAATCCATAGTCTTTAAGGCTTAGATCACAAATTTTCCATCAACAACCTGCTCTGGATGGAGGGGGATACTTCCTGTGCTGTGGCTCTAGACATTTGAGGCCTAGTTGATACTTCTCCACTTGACTTTGTCGGGTCATTCAGTGGCATAGTTCTATCACATTAGAGTTTAAAGGAAGTTACAGATGACTGTAGTTAAAATCATGAGTTCAATCACTTCTATGTAAGTTGTAATGTGAGCAGAGCTTTTATAACAACCCTGGGTGGGAGGTAGAGGTGGagacattttctccattttaaggGCAAAGAAATATGTTTGAAGAACTTAAATGAATTAACCCAGGTTTATCTAGTTCATTAATGTGGGAAATATTTCTATCATGTCTACAAATTTAGGTTGAGAAAACTGTTTGGGATTGGGAGCTCATGAATGACATCAAACCAATATGGCAGAGACCAtcaaaagaagtagaagaagatgAATACAAAGCATTCTACAAATCATTTTCAAAGGTAAAGTAGTCTAAAAGGTGTACAGTTTGGATTGTAAGACAGAAGAAAGGACTATTTGATACATTATTATGACACTGGAATTTTTGTTACTAAGGTTAATTGACTCTAGGAAATAGTTTTCTGGACCATCTATTCATGCTGTATAATGAGTTATATTGGTTGATCTCTCTTCTAAAAAACATTGTAATGAATTTCTCATTGGTCCTTCTCTAACTTGACTTACATATTTTGTACTAATCACTTCAATTGTTCTCATAGGATCTGTCCTTAAAATACTACTGTCCATATAATTATCTCATCTTTCCATTTCTGTCATAGTAATCCTAAATAAAATAGGTCTTATTGGTTGGCCATTTaaccaaaattaaagaaaagatcttcatgataattttttaaaatgaaggttttggggcagctaggtggcacagtagatagagcatcagtcctgaagtcaggaggacctgaattcaaatctgacctcagacatttaacacttcctagatgtgtgaccctagacaagtcacttaatcccaattgccttaatacccccctcccaaaaaaaggtttttaaaaattctctcccttatcttattttttatgaaatcCTTCCCCATTTTGATGATCTTCATCTTAACATTTCTTCATACCTTCGCAaaaaatctctcctttctttttccttttacaaaaaGCTTTGgttatctatttacatttttcttttttctctcctacaTAGCTAGAATTCAACTATATGTTTCCCTATTTTTACAAGAGAAAGGGAGTCATTTTAATAGTATATAGCAAAACCCTTGAAAACTGTTCacaaaagcatttactatttatcaTTTGTTGTTCGGAATTTAGAAATAACACTCAGCCTCTCTCTCCCTTATCACTCAGGGGAAAAGATTTAGCTTTCAGATTGTTACCTTCGGTATACTGATACAGTAAAATCTCTTTCCACAGGAAAGTGATGACCCCATGACTTTTATCCACTTCACTGCTGAAGGAGAAGTGACATTCAAGTCAATACTGTTTGTTCCCACTTCTGCTCCCCGTGGCTTGTTTgatgaatatggatcaaagaagAGTGACTACATTAAAGTATGTGTGGAAAGGGGGAAATTgttaagtttttgttttattttaatatgtctTCAAGTTTAAAATTGTATATgaattgcatttttctgattataattttgtttttggtctCTTTTAGCTTTATGTACGCAGAGTATTCATCACAGATGATTTCCATGACATGATGCCCAAGTACCTTAATTTTATTAAGGGTGTTGTAAGTATATTAAGATACTTTTATTTGTTGTCCTTGTGAACCTTTTAGCTAGTCATTTATGTTCGTTAGCTTGATCACTGATTAACTTTCTTACTTAGGTGGATTCTGATGACCTTCCTCTGAATGTATCCCGTGAAACTCTTCAGCAACATAAATTACTTAAGGTGAGCATTTGAAGCTTTACTGAATCATCTATCCAACGGTGCATCTTACGAATCTCAGTGACTGGTCTCATGACCACCAGTGAGGCCCTAAACAGAGTTTTTTAATCTGAGACCTTTATTCCTTCTTGTATATCCATTATGTCTTAGGGCACTGTACAATCCCATGATGACCTTTTCCTCATGATTTCGCAAATAAGTTTGaataaggaaaagttttaagtgtgtttttaaattcatttttactaATTAGACAATTTTCATTTGGATTTAACTGTCTGTAATAATAGGAATCCTGAAATGTTTGGGTACCCATAAAGCCCATAACTGGAGAATTTATAAAGAGCAGGATGGGTTTTTTAAACCTAAGTCCTGCAGGGAAAGTTAATAACTGGGGTCTTATGAAATACTAAAGGGTCTTACTACATTTGGGAAAGTGAGGTGGGAGGGAAGCAAAAAGAAGTAAATCCTAAACTGTGGCAGCAAAGAATGAAGAAGTTCCTGTTCCACCTGGAACACACTCCTCAGTTTAAGGTGGCCATCTTCCTATAGTCTACAACTGGGACCCTCTTTTAAcactttcaatataatttgtttttattttcagtccCTTATATTTTATTCCATGCATTTAAATTTAGATGATTCTGAGGAAAGAAAAGCATTTGTAGTTTTCACCCTAAGTATGGGATGAAACTTTCTAAGGAAGGGGTTCCAGGACACCAAGACTATAAGAAGCTCAAGATGAAAACTGCCTTAGTAAActcatgagtttaaatcctgtgTCCTACGTGGAATCTCATTAAAGTGAATCTCTATCATCTCTACCAACCTGTCTCTTGTGCCTTGGATCTTCTAGGTTATTAGAAAGAAACTGGTCCGTAAAACTCTTGATATGATTAAGAAGATTGCTGAAGAGAAATACAACAAAACTTTTTGGAAAGAATTTGGCACGAACATGAAACTTGGGGTGATTGAAGACCATTCCAACCGTACTCGTCTTGCTAAACTGCTTAGGTTCCAATCCTCTTTTCATGAAAGTGACCTGACCAGTCTAGACCAATATGTGGAAAGGATGAAAGAGAAACAGGATAAAATCTATTTCATGGCTGGTGCCAGCAGAAAGGAGGTACGCATGCATGGAGATGAGAATTCAGGTTCATGATAGTTAACATAGTTGTACATTcattgggggtgggagggagaaaacagTACAGTATATACTCTAAAGCAACAGTTCTGTGGATTCTTAGAGGTCCCAAAGTCAAAAGGCTGTTTTCATAATACTAAGATGTCCTTTGCTGCTAAAGTGCCTCTCCCTTAAACAACTATTTATCTGTATAAGGtcagattttcttcatttacttaaatccaaaaaaaccccacaagcTTGGATGAGAATCCATCTGTTTTCTATTAAACCAAACATTAgagatatacaaaaatacataaaaacaatgtcattcttttctatttttgttttacattgGAAAATATAGTGTGGGTTTTCCTGTCAAAATATGTTAAcatgtaataattattatttttagtgaattagcatttcaaaatttattaatttttaagttcTGCCACAGTAAGCATTAATAGATAAAATCCGTATAACCAAAATTCTCAATAACTTGTGTAAAGGGGTCTGGAGACCAAAATTTGGGGGGAACTGCTGCTTTCATCTGAAGTCCATTGGCTTTACAGGCGGAATCATCCCCATTTGTTGAGAGGCTTCTGAAGAAGGGCTATGAAGTGATTTATCTGACAGAGCCTGTTGATGAGTACTGCATCCAGGCTCTTCCAGAGTTTGATGGAAAGAGATTCCAGAATGTTGCCAAGGAAGGAGTGAAATTTGACGAAAGTGAGAAAACCAAGGAAAACCGAGCTGCTGTGGAAAAGGAGTATGAGCCCCTGCTTGAGTGGATGAAGGACAAAGCTCTTAAGGACAAGGTAATCTCTTGAAAATGAGGGTTGTGGTATTGtaacaaatctggcctcagacacttcctagctgtgtgaccctgggcaagtcacttaaccccagttgccaaaaaaaaaaaagttataaaaattatatcCTTCCCAAAATGTTTCCCTGAACACTTTTGTCTGGAGCTATCCTTTGCTTCATTCCTCTGGTGGGGCGGCATCTCCTAGTCACCCTTTCCTTCACGTAGGGATTGTCAGTTTTGGCACCTTGCCCATTGTCTGGACCTGTGATTGTATTGATATAGGGAATTCCTGGTACAGGCAGCTGTGTGTAGCCACATCTTAATGCCTGGTATTGAATTACTCTAACTCGGTATCCACAAAATTCCACTAATTGGTATTTGGTTCATAATGGAATCCCATTTTCTTTCAAACTGCTTAGTAAATATGTTGTCACCTATGAGATTCTCACACttggctttttttcccttaagattgAGAAGGCTGTGATTTCCCAGCGCCTGACAGAGTCTCCATGTGCTCTTGTGGCCAGCCAGTATGGCTGGTCTGGCAACATGGAAAGAATCATGAAAGCTCAGGCTTACCAGACGGGCATGGATATTTCTGCAAAGTAAGCATTCCTTCACAGAGATTTCTGGGGTTTCTCGGGCTGTTAAGGTTAGGTTAAATGGACAGGGCATGCCTGAAATGGGCTAGATCTCCAGGCATATTTTTCCTGGGGGGAGCCAATAAGTTCATTGCTGCTATACTGGGCATCTAGTGAGACTTTTAGAAGTTTGGGAACAGCCACCTGCCCCTTTTGATTACCTAAACTGCAAATGTTAGAAATAATGCagatttggtttttcttcttgcttttgtttGCCCCTACCAAGATAATAAAGTGATTTCCCTTTTCTAGAGATAGCACTGTCTGGAGAGTAATAAAAATTTAATGGGCCCTGGGTGAAGTAGGAAGGGTGTTTATATAATTGTTTCCTGTATCTTTGACAGTTACTATGCCAGTCAGAAGAAAACACTTGAAATAAATCCTAGGCACCCACTTATCAAGGACATGCTCCGACGAGTTAAAGTAAGTATTGTTAAGGCTTTCTCTTCCTCAGTGTTCATTAGTGTTTTCTTATTAATGGTAATAAAATTTGTCTTTCCACATCAGGAAGATGAAGAGGACAAAACAGTTTTAGACCTTGCTGTAGTCCTGTTTGAAACAGCAACACTGAGATCAGGATACCTTCTACCGAACACCAAAGAATATGGCGATAGAATCGAAAGGATGCTTCGTTTAAGTTTGAACATTGATCCCGATGCAAAggtttgtccttttttttccttcctcctctcttaagTTAGCTGAATTTCAGCTCTCCTTCCTTAGTACACTGAGATTTTTTGACACTAATTGGGGTCAGATAGTTTGAGTTTTTGTAgtaaatgtatttgtttttaatatacattgc
Protein-coding sequences here:
- the HSP90B1 gene encoding endoplasmin isoform X2, whose translation is MTREELVKNLGTIAKSGTSEFLNKMTEAQRDGQSTSELIGQFGVGFYSAFLVADRVIVTSKHNNDSQHIWESDSNEFSVIADPRGDTLGRGTTITLALKEEASDYLELDTIKNLVKKYSQFINFPIYLWSSKTETVEEPIEEEEAAKEKDEVDDEAAVEDEEEKKPKTKKVEKTVWDWELMNDIKPIWQRPSKEVEEDEYKAFYKSFSKESDDPMTFIHFTAEGEVTFKSILFVPTSAPRGLFDEYGSKKSDYIKLYVRRVFITDDFHDMMPKYLNFIKGVVDSDDLPLNVSRETLQQHKLLKVIRKKLVRKTLDMIKKIAEEKYNKTFWKEFGTNMKLGVIEDHSNRTRLAKLLRFQSSFHESDLTSLDQYVERMKEKQDKIYFMAGASRKEAESSPFVERLLKKGYEVIYLTEPVDEYCIQALPEFDGKRFQNVAKEGVKFDESEKTKENRAAVEKEYEPLLEWMKDKALKDKIEKAVISQRLTESPCALVASQYGWSGNMERIMKAQAYQTGMDISANYYASQKKTLEINPRHPLIKDMLRRVKEDEEDKTVLDLAVVLFETATLRSGYLLPNTKEYGDRIERMLRLSLNIDPDAKVEEEPEEDLEDDTTEDTSEDSKPEDEEEVDMDAEEEEEAKKKSPSGKDEL
- the HSP90B1 gene encoding endoplasmin isoform X1; protein product: MKALWLLGLCCVLLLACGSVKADEQLDVEATVEEDLGKSREGSRTDDEVVQREEEAIQLDGLNASQIKELREKSEKFAFQAEVNRMMKLIINSLYKNKEIFLRELISNASDALDKIRLISLTDENALSGNEELTVKIKCDKEKNLLHVTDTGVGMTREELVKNLGTIAKSGTSEFLNKMTEAQRDGQSTSELIGQFGVGFYSAFLVADRVIVTSKHNNDSQHIWESDSNEFSVIADPRGDTLGRGTTITLALKEEASDYLELDTIKNLVKKYSQFINFPIYLWSSKTETVEEPIEEEEAAKEKDEVDDEAAVEDEEEKKPKTKKVEKTVWDWELMNDIKPIWQRPSKEVEEDEYKAFYKSFSKESDDPMTFIHFTAEGEVTFKSILFVPTSAPRGLFDEYGSKKSDYIKLYVRRVFITDDFHDMMPKYLNFIKGVVDSDDLPLNVSRETLQQHKLLKVIRKKLVRKTLDMIKKIAEEKYNKTFWKEFGTNMKLGVIEDHSNRTRLAKLLRFQSSFHESDLTSLDQYVERMKEKQDKIYFMAGASRKEAESSPFVERLLKKGYEVIYLTEPVDEYCIQALPEFDGKRFQNVAKEGVKFDESEKTKENRAAVEKEYEPLLEWMKDKALKDKIEKAVISQRLTESPCALVASQYGWSGNMERIMKAQAYQTGMDISANYYASQKKTLEINPRHPLIKDMLRRVKEDEEDKTVLDLAVVLFETATLRSGYLLPNTKEYGDRIERMLRLSLNIDPDAKVEEEPEEDLEDDTTEDTSEDSKPEDEEEVDMDAEEEEEAKKKSPSGKDEL